The genomic DNA AGGGCAAGGGAGGCCGCACGCACTTGGTCAGCCCAGAAATGGCAACCGCTGCCGCCGTCGCCGGTCACTTCACCGACGTCCGCCAGTGGGACTTCAAGAGCTAGCCAGCGGCATCAGCCGACCCGCCCGATCGCCACGCGATCGGGCGTCGCGAAGTACTCCCGATCACCAAATCTCACCGATACAAAACTGCGTTCAATTCCATGCAAAAGTTCACCAAGCACACCGGCCTCGTCGCGACGATGGATCGCGCCAATGTCGACACCGACCAAATCATCCCCAAGCAGTTCCTGAAGCGGATCGAGCGGACCGGCTTCGGCCAGTTCCTGTTCTTCGATTGGCGATACAACGAAGACGGGTCGGACAACCCCGACTTTGAACTGAACCAACCAGCCGTCAAAGATGCTTCGGTCCTGGTCACCCGCCGCAACTTTGGCAACGGATCCAGCCGCGAGCATGCGGTCTGGGCTTTGGACGACTACGGTTTCCGCGCCGTCCTCGCTCCCTCGTTCGCCGACATC from Rosistilla carotiformis includes the following:
- the leuD gene encoding 3-isopropylmalate dehydratase small subunit — its product is MQKFTKHTGLVATMDRANVDTDQIIPKQFLKRIERTGFGQFLFFDWRYNEDGSDNPDFELNQPAVKDASVLVTRRNFGNGSSREHAVWALDDYGFRAVLAPSFADIFFNNCFKNGVLPIVLSEEDIEEIFRRAEQNAGYQLTVDLENNTVSDGQGFDRTFEVEPSRRHNMLNGLDDIAMTLEHEAKISAYEATL